From Anticarsia gemmatalis isolate Benzon Research Colony breed Stoneville strain chromosome 16, ilAntGemm2 primary, whole genome shotgun sequence:
gttttttttgcAGTTGTTAAGCTTTCTACGTATGTGCGTAATCTGTTGCCATAGGAATTAATGCAGAACAAAatgctgaaaaatatttatatcgctACTATACAAGTGACAAAAACAGTATGATCTTAGAAGTTGCCTAAAGTTGAGATGTCACTCTAGTGAGTACGAACTACGAATAGCACGTATATTTTACTGACGTGCTCGTATTcgtttgtatcaaaatatctaaGCGCACTGAAAATATTACGACACTTTTTGTGTTCATCTCTCTTTACAAAGTTCGTTTTTACCAATCTTGTGTAAACAAACGCGTTGATTAAGTCACCACGCCTTTCTTGCTTACCTAATGTCACTTTTTAACGAATAgtgaataataatgaaattattgttCAATGTTACCTAGTGAAGTAGTTCCTGCCGAACTGCGCCCAGTGCTGTTTGAGCAGCTCCTCCACGGACTTGCCGGTGGCGGCCAGCACCTGCAGCCACGCCAGCGCCGCCCACGTGCCGTCCTTCTCCCGCACGTGGTCGGACCCGGTGCCGAAGCTCTCCTCGCCGCAGAGAGACAGGCGACCAGCGTCCATTAAGTTGCCGAAGTATTTCCAACCTGGGGAGAGTAGTTGAGAATATCGATAAatagatttgaatattttttattatttttaaaatctggtTGTGCTAATAGACTCAAGTGTAGTGAGGTCACACTGCCCAGAACCACTGATAGGccatttctttattattatactactcGGACCTGTTagctaatattaaaaacttgacAACATGGTAGAAATTTGTAGGAACATTGAAATGTGTTATCgaaaagtaaaaacaaacttaaaaatacatttttattcctGCCACCTCTCAATTCGAGGGATAGCAGACCGACCGCCGACAGGCAACTATAAGATTCAGACGCACATCAAGAATTCAATGAAGGCTATTACTCCACAGAGATTCctagcagtggcgaaggctccctataactcgattcctaccggctttactTTGCGAACCCTCCTAAAAATGCCTCTCATTAGTGTTCAATTTCGTCAAGTAAAGATtgtacataaaagaaaatataaaaaaaaaaacaattattttttaaaactaatattataaaatatcacatttatttcaatattcaccAATATATTATTCGAAAcaactaaattattaataaacgcCTGCCATTTTTGTCATAGCAAAATTTGTAATCACAAAATCACTGTCAAAAAACTCGAAGGTTGCTCCAAGGAATCGCGTAAGgggaaaaagatgtcgatgacgtcacgcggtgTACGTTTAGAAGGCGCGAATTAGTACCGAGTTAAGCCGGTATTCTCCGGCATATAGGGCGCCACCGGCGACGGTGGAAGCGTGGGGAGGCGGGGAGCTGCAACTAGCAAGCAGCACGCGAGTGTGCGAAAGGGATGCAGTTATATCTATTGACTAATTATGAGAGAGAGGCATGCGAAATGCATCTATTTGTTGTGATGACAATAATATTGACAGATGAATTACTTTTCATGTCGCGCGCTCATTTGCATGATAgttattttggattttaatatttttgaagttattaTAGTGTAATTGCATGTGTATAATTgtgtaatattgtaattattttgtgtaagaaAGTAGTGATTAGTGTAGTGTAGTGAATTAGTGATTCTCCACATATCTGTAAGTATTTCtttactgtttttgtttgttttcctaGGTATCCATCTTGGCAATAGGTAGAAAAcagttattgttttagtttaggCATTTTATTAGGCATTTCGTCACTTCGTCAGTGAAGTAAAGAAGTTCTTTAGAATGGCAGCCTTAATAGCTATAGATTGTTGTCTGACAGACTTTCTTTTGAATACGGAATCAACGTTTTCAAAGTTgagttttgaaaacaaaaagcaTGTAGTTCAGTTAGGTCGTGCTCGCCCTGATATGAAAATAGATTACAGACGGTGTGATGGTTTCTTCAAACATTTCCATAGCTCGTTATACGATAAATATCCATGGCTCACTGGTAgttgtaaattaaacaaaatgttttgtttcccTTGTTTACTATTCTCTGATTCTAGCAGCGTTTGGAGCCATACAGGTTTTGCAGATATTAATAATCTGACTACTTCCACAAGAAAGCATGTTCAAACTGAGAAACATATTCGTAGTTGCTTATCTTTACATGAGTTCGGAACGAATAGGATAGAAACATTCTTCGCCAATACATTTGAGGTTCACAATAGGAAAGTAGATCGCAATAGGAACTTAATGAAACGGTTCATAGATACTGTTATTTTGTTAGGCAAACAGGAGTTAGCTTTTCGAGCCCATGATGAAGGCTTAAGTTCAGATAATCGTGGCAATTATATAGAAACATTGTTGTATTTAAGCAAATATGATACCCTATTAGATTCTCATTTAGAACAATGTTCGTCCCATCAAAATCCTTCTTTTTCCGGTCTTTCTAGTGACATCCAAAATGATTTAATTCATAGCATTGCATCAGTTTTACGCGACCATATAAGGTTGGAAATAAATAGTGCCAAATTTGTTTCGGTGATGATAGACGAGACTCCAGATGTCAGTCATAGGGAACAACTAACTGTAGTATTTAGGTATTTAACAGAAACTGGCGTCGAGGAACGATTTTTAGGTTTTTATGACGTTAGTGGTAGTCGAACTGCGGAAATCTTATCTAGTCTGTTATTAGGAATACTTGATCAGTTTCGTTGTAGGGATAAGTTAATAGGTCAATCTTACGATGGCGCAGCAGTTATGTCGGGCGAGCACGGAGGCGTGCAAGCGAAAATTCGCGAAGCATGCCCTATGgcaatatttgttccgtgttaTGCACATGTTTTGAATTTAGTACTTAGCCGTTCGCTAGAAAATATTAGGGAACTTAAATCGTTTTTTGGGCACGTTAATAGCATCGTTCGTTTTTTTAATAAGTCTTCAAAAAGGTCGCAGCTTTTGAAAGAAGTTGCTGATCGCCGTATGCCCGGGGTGTCGGAAACCCGTTGGCATTACCATTCCCGTATTATTAATGTATTGTTCAATTGTAGGTTAGACATAATTAGTACTTTTAGTTCGATAGTAGATAATCCAGAATCTTGGGATAGTGAATCTCTTTCTTTGGCAGAATGTTTCATGAGTAAATtggaaaacaaacaattttgttttatattgcatGTATTATCCGACATTTTTCAGAAAACCGAcgttctttttaatttacttcaGTCGAAACAGATTGATATCGAAGTTGCGCGACGCGAAATAGATTCATTTTGTAACTGGATTTCCAAcgattttatgaataattttgattCCATTTATGACAGCGTCCAAGAATTTTATGAGCCACCGAGGCAACGTAGACGATGTCATTCAGATGAGATAGACTCTAAAACTTCGTATAGGCGTCTATGTATTGAAATAATCGACAATATTAAGACGCAAATACAAAGCCGATATCAATCTTTTTCTCAAATGAGATTTCTGAATTTACTCAATAAATGTAACTACACTTTATACAGTCGTTCTTTTCCGGATGAATTGATATCCGCTCTCATATCCCATTTTCCACGAACTTTTGAGTTCGCCGCTTTAAAAAACGAGCTTAGAGTATTATATACGactaattctttaaataaattagatgtTTACGAGCTCTaccttcattttcaaaattCCTCATTAAGTGCCACTTTCCCACAAATTTTGACGTTGTGCAATATATTTCTAACCATCCCTATAACAGTAGCATCAGCAGAAAGATCTTTTTCCGCTTTAAAGCGTATTCATACGTATACACGTAACTCTCAAAAGGAGGAACGTTTATCAGATTTGGCCCTTATTTCAATTGAGAAACATTTgctgttaaaaattaaaaataaacccgGTTTTTATGATAATGTCCTAGCATACTTTGTTAGAAAAAATAGACGAATAGCTTTAGAGTATAAGTAGATGTATTATATAGATTGTAGTaagtaatttagatattttgtttagttttgtagtCATCGCTATCACCTATCATCACACCGCGCCACTCATAAGCAACGGCTTTTTTTAAAGCCACTTTTATTATACCTGAGAACACTGTTTTCATGTATCAGTGCTTTCATGTATAGTGAAGGTGGGTTAAAAAAACATCCACTTGAACAACTTGCTACAGTTGAAGAACTGCACGAGTCGTCGAGGTAAGCTTTTTTAGCTCCGGCTTCCCTTTTTACAAAattgacccttcgccactgattCCTAGCATTATTGTTGCTCCGAAATGGTACATGAATTCGGAACCTCAGGACTTATGTACTAAAGGCGGTAAAAAACGTAATCCGTTTGTATGTACTCACCAGTAGGCACTTCAAACATCTCATGTCCAGTAGCAGCAGCGACCCTGTCCACGGCGGCCGCGGTGGGCATGCTGCGCGCGAACCCGCGCACGCCGCTGCGCTGGAAGTACGGGATGTGGTGCAAGTTGTTCGCCAGCACGGCGAGCGAGTCGGACGGAGTCACGAAGAACGCGTTACGACCTATTATCATGTTGCGGTCACCTGCGGAAATAGACATTTGGTattactactaatattacaaatgcgaatgACTTTTTTTTGCAtctatactaaaaaaataattataatccatTCATAGTTTTTCCGTGAAAGAAaactacctacttaattaatggattttgatgatatGACAATGACAAAGATAATAACTTGGATATATAACACCATTAATAACTTTTTACCCTAGGAAATCTATCACTCGGTTAAAGtactactaaacagattttaataaattaaagacaTGGAGTGGAACATAGgctaaaaattacaaaatcataTTATAGTATACAAATGCTACCCACTGTTACCCacacaatatcaatatttagtCACTTACCATCGCCATCAAAAGCAGCACCGAGATCATAGTCTCCTCCCTTCACGGCATTGACGAGGTCGGCAGCGTATGTAAGGTTGGGATCTGGATGGGCGCCGCCGAAGTCCTCAAGCGGCACGATACGACGCACGTTGCTGTCTTTAGCGCCTAGCTCGTCGATGAATATGCGCTTTACGTAGGGACCGGTCACTAAAACAtaagaaaaatgttaattttgtgactaATTTCATTTCTAAGAAATTAAGGATTATTCTTGATTCCCAtagagttaaataaaatttcttttgtTACAATAACACGGTAACAGCAGCACCGCATAAAACACTCTTGTAACTACTATGTTCAGGTAATTATTTGTAGAgaagtatttttcaataatataatgccTATAAATAAGAAAGCCCTAATGTTGAGTACCCTTAAGTATAAGGTATAAAAgtgaatatacatatatcttatatcggtaggtacataacaatatacattgtcaacatttttattattttattgaaattccaCAAATTGCGGTTACCTTTCCATAACTATTAGAACTTCAGTACCCAAAAATTTGTACAACCTATGACCTATATACTAAGTTTATGCCTACTACTAACCACGACATATTGCGGTCCACTATATAAGGTATATAGAAACTCAGTAACCAAAATGAGTATGACCTATATTCTAGATTTATACCTACTAACTACCGCACATTGAGGTGAATATCATGctgaaattttgcatggagaCAGTTAAAAACTCAGGCTCAAACAACGACTGCTAATTTCAGAAATTACTGTTCGATATTTCGAGCGCAGCTGCTGCTAGTTAGGCATCTACTTAAGTGTTTATTTAGAGGCACCACGATCAAATGGTTGGTTTTCGGGCCGGTCAGACCACATAACCCACTTTTTCTTCCACGAGGGAAGATGGGCATCCGAAGGGATTTTTACCCTACATGAAAAAGAAGTGGTAACTAGTACGACCTTATCTACTCAATTACTGACCTcctcaatttttttaaatcttaattttcaatataataccTAAATAAGTTAGCCGCGTGAATTCACGTGATAACATGCAGTAAGCACGCGATAGTAACATGTAcagttaaatattgtttatacatagtgtaataatataaagtcaGCTGTTTGGAACATGATAATAGTGTACCTATTTGTTCAACGTGGGAaccgtttattttattgatgttacaattaaattacatattgtACTAAGAATTGTGAATCTTAAGTTTATGTGTGAATACAAAACTATTGAAATATATAAGACTACGTAGTAATACTTAGGTATTACACGGGCTCCTGTGCGTAGTAGTTAAGATGGACGCCACACTACTACGCTTACATCGCGGATTCGATTCGCACAGGGTACAAATATTTGAGCCtgttacaaatagttttttctgGTCTTTTTGTGTCCATTTGTGGTTGTCACTTTATGtccgttatttttatgtttgtataggTCGAATTGGCACAAAAGCAATGGCAAGAGCTTAACTTAGTGAGCGAGTAAACACAAATACAAGTCTTATCTGGCAATTGTAATTACGATGaattacattgaaataataaGTTTACAAGGGCAAATTGTTtgactaaattaatataaagagCACCTGAGAGAGGTTTTCTTCTGAACTTTTAGCCAGGCAATCATCCATTGGATTAGCTCGTGTATCTACAAACACAAATTAGAGGAAGGCAATTCCCATATTCACTAAAATGTAACTCTCACCTCCATTCATAGAATCAATGAGTACGTTGAATGGTTTCCTCTGCGGCGTGCCCTGTATGAGCGCCTTGATGGCGGCGAAGTCGAAGATCTCCTTCATGTAGGCCGCGTAGTCGTTCACCGAGTCTATCACTTCCACTGTGAATTTGTTGCCGCCCACCTAACACAATAACATTTAGTATTTATCtctatgtacaaataaaaatatatagttaaataaatagcttTGGCTATGATCGGATTCATAAGCTTGCTTAGCTCCCATAAAATTAACCAATGTGTAGATTAGTTGAACGAAATTTTTTGAATAGTTCAATAGTGTTTGGAGCCTCGATCTAATTCaaaaaaatcagttttcttacccagtgctttaatatttattttcttttacaataatttgaatatCGGAAACTTTTGAAAACTAGCAACATTAGGAATCAAACCTTACAAACCAAACTTCTGTTGCAGTAATGTGACTTTCGCACTATAGGCGTTACCAAACACGATTTATTTCGTAGATTGGACATGGTTTTAAGCACCTAGAGAATATGATTATaggtaacaaataatatacctattaagCACCTATAGAATATGATCACAGGTAGCAATGCATATGCCGTTATAAAACCTGTTTAAAAGACTCACATCAAAGTTAGAGACGCCAATCTTAGTAATATCGCAGTTAATATCAGGCACGATCTTGTACTGTTTGATGGTGGTGGTGATGGCGTAGATCTGGTTGGTGGTGGCGTCGGGCGCCGGGCCGCCGTTAGCGCAGTTGAACTTGATGCCGAAGTCGTTGTCGATGCCGCCCGGGTTGTGGGACGCTGTTAGTACTATACCACCTGTGGGAGAAATCAATATATTTAAGTCTTTCGTTACTAAGtgacccggtttctgagtacatttagcggtagtttatctatttgatacctttttttttaatactagctgacccgcgcattgcgcttgcgtcacataagagagaatgcgtcataatttttcccgtttttgtaacatttttcgttgctactcagctcctactggtcgtagcgtaatgatatatagcctatcgccttcctcaataaataggctatctaactctaaaagaatttttcaaatcggaccagtagttcctgagattatcgcgttcaaacaaacaaacaaacaaactcttcagctttattatattagtatagatatcaacATAATATCATCAATGACTTAGCTAAAAAAGCTATGTTTCTTATAtgtaatacaaaaaatcacaCACTCAGCAATTGCATCATCAACCATTACTGCTAAGTCATAATGAGATGGGATTTTATTGCTATTTCATATCAGATTGTATGTACCGATAATAGTAAATATATGCTACTATCATTACATCTATAGTATTGATACTACAGTATTTACTGATGCAATAAAGTTTTCAACTTGATATGGGGTAATTATACTACTGATTGATCTATATCATATAGATCATTTAGGTACCaaacatttttgggcctttttttaAGTAATGGCAAGGCCAAATGGTagacataaaattaataaagaatagAGAGTTTTGGCAGAcaaaaatgaattaatgaaaCGAGATCATTCATATTGGGGCATTTACATTTGGGCATGCAATCCCGACCTACTCAAGCCACTGCAGCCTTTCACAAGTCTTTCCCCATACCTGCAATGTTCCAGACTCCTTAAAGAGGTGGGGACCTATCCTAAACCTCAGATTCCTATACTATTAATCCCCATCTTCACCAACAAATGTCCCTTTTATTTTCTGGTTAAACATGAGATTCCTAAGAAAGGTTAAACAGCTGGTAGTAAAAACATCTGCCGAATAACTAAGAATTCTGAATCATCACTTACAAACCTATAGAATTTACAATACTCCAAATCCCAAGCTCCAAAAACAGGTTATAATTTATAGTACATACTTTTAACTTACCAAGAGTTTTGTATTTCCTGATGATGCAGGACACAGCTGGAGTAGAAAGGATGCCATTTTGACCTACCAGTAGCCTGGCCACCTGCACAAATGTAATACATTAAGTAATAAACACACAACACCCAATGGTTACCGCACCAAACATTATTactttagaaaaatacattttctataaaaatgccTGTGTCAATTGACTGAAGGGCATGAAGATTATTACTGTATATTGCTTTCTGTTTTTTAGTTAATAAAGTACTATTTGttgttatgataatatttctatataataGAATAGGAGTAGAGAAGTATATGggtatcttttttttattacttctttgTATGATTGAGACAAAACagctattattatgttatatattgCTGAGAATTAAACTAGCTAAGTAATTgtgatattttctattatagattatgttttcataattgttttatcataatgaggaaataaacaaactgataaatgtaattattatttaataataatagcttgATTTACTATGTGTTATCTAGGATAATCTCAGGTCAAAGCCATAGagataaagtatttattttcaattgtttAGTCTCACAAATAGACCATTTTAATCAGTCATATCTATCAAAACctctttaatgttttattatacacaTAATTTAGGCTTGGAATTCATTCTGAATAATAGCATGGAAACTTTTGGCAACTAGTACAACAACAATCAATTATTAGCAGTCATTTGAAATGTTTACTGAAATTTAAAGTGAGGTTAAAACTCTTTAAAACAGTCTCAagttacagaaataaataataattaactgcAACCGAGTGCAACCACTggccataaatataattattatattttttataaagttcatTAGCGACGATGAAATTGGAATACAccattaaaacttttttctaaatgataaaaataaaaagaagaaatcTACGTCAATAATAAGAAgacttatttcaattttatttgaattctctaacaaaattaatatgaaGTTAAAGTTAGTTAAGTTTACTCACCCCATTAGCAGcggatatttttataattttgtcgaCAACCTCTTTTACAAGATACCGGCCATCGCCACCGACCACTAACGTGCACCCAACCAAGGAGTCTTTATTCGCATCCAATATACTTTGGATAAAATTCTCTGTGTAATGTTCTTGaacaaaaactttaacttttttacGTAAACCGCTCGTTCCCGGCTTTTGACCCTCAAAAGGGTTAGTGTCCACAGTAACTACACTaggcattttttataaaataatgaacgttCTATATTACAAGACGAGCTATCTTGGCTCACTGttctaattaaataacatttattatcgGAGTTTTTAAGGTCAGAGAAGATCGCGCGATTCGCGAAGTTATTTTGTAACAACTGTCAAAAGTGTCAAATCAAAGTCACAACAAGGTCATATTACGGCTGCGTTCCGAATACTATTATTCTTTTGTAGtatgaatttaataattattgtctcGAAGTACCTAACTCGTACCTAATTTGATGGCGAAAGATACAACAATTTACATTACCCaccctttatattttttattcagatcAGTGACCCGTGATAAGTAAACGAATGAATGATAGGAACTATCGATGTGCGTCTGCAAATAAATGCTCAGTCATGTATTTTACACCTATCTACGACATTACAGCAACAACCTTTTATCTCGCTACGTTAATATTGATGGATACTCGAATAGATAACGTTTACAAATATGAACACTGAGTAGATATCATGCTGCATTATATCGTAACGTAAAGACTTAGGCACATATAAcgattattaatttttacattacataatttGATTAAACTTATAAAAGCTAACTTCTTACAGGTCCAGGAAAGCAATAATGCGGtttgtttaatagaaaaaacTGTCTAAACTAGTCTGAAGTCAGTTTATCCTTATTGGGAATCGAATTcatgataattattttggtttatGCCCTTTTAATTAACTTCAGGAGTCAGGACgactagaaataaaacaatgatgtataaaaaataataaatttaataataaccttCACACAAGCATACTTAATACAAC
This genomic window contains:
- the Pgm1 gene encoding phosphoglucose mutase 1, translating into MPSVVTVDTNPFEGQKPGTSGLRKKVKVFVQEHYTENFIQSILDANKDSLVGCTLVVGGDGRYLVKEVVDKIIKISAANGVARLLVGQNGILSTPAVSCIIRKYKTLGGIVLTASHNPGGIDNDFGIKFNCANGGPAPDATTNQIYAITTTIKQYKIVPDINCDITKIGVSNFDVGGNKFTVEVIDSVNDYAAYMKEIFDFAAIKALIQGTPQRKPFNVLIDSMNGVTGPYVKRIFIDELGAKDSNVRRIVPLEDFGGAHPDPNLTYAADLVNAVKGGDYDLGAAFDGDGDRNMIIGRNAFFVTPSDSLAVLANNLHHIPYFQRSGVRGFARSMPTAAAVDRVAAATGHEMFEVPTGWKYFGNLMDAGRLSLCGEESFGTGSDHVREKDGTWAALAWLQVLAATGKSVEELLKQHWAQFGRNYFTRYDYEECASDPCNEMMQALEKTITSPGFVGSSHSSGGKTYIVKLADNFSYMDPIDQSVAMKQGLRIIFEDGSRIVLRLSGTGSSGATVRLYIDSYEAKNVLGDAQVMLKPLIDVALQISQLPKYTGRDAPTVIT